A single region of the Salipaludibacillus sp. LMS25 genome encodes:
- a CDS encoding DUF86 domain-containing protein: MYFVDREQLEKRLTYFEGLVSDFKQLPKKTNRETSLMTERLCHMMIEVVMDTGNHMIDGFIMRDPGSYEDIINILVDEHVLTEEEGNDITTLIPWRKELLQNYTELDVAALSHAFQKNIDTLSHFPYRLRCYLENELGPVSAFLPKKREVE, from the coding sequence GTGTACTTTGTTGACAGGGAACAACTAGAGAAAAGATTGACGTATTTTGAAGGCTTAGTCTCTGACTTTAAACAATTACCAAAAAAGACCAATAGAGAGACATCACTTATGACGGAACGACTTTGTCATATGATGATTGAGGTGGTGATGGATACCGGGAATCACATGATTGACGGCTTTATTATGCGTGATCCAGGTAGCTATGAAGATATTATAAACATTTTAGTGGATGAACATGTTTTAACAGAAGAAGAAGGTAACGATATTACAACATTAATTCCATGGAGAAAGGAATTACTACAAAATTATACGGAACTTGATGTGGCGGCACTCTCGCACGCCTTTCAAAAGAATATAGACACCCTTAGCCATTTTCCCTATCGGTTGAGGTGTTACTTGGAAAATGAGCTCGGCCCTGTATCAGCCTTTTTACCAAAAAAACGAGAGGTTGAATGA
- the glpX gene encoding class II fructose-bisphosphatase produces the protein MDRELAMEIVRVTEAAALASAQWMGRGLKNEADDAATTAMRTMFDSVTMKGTVVIGEGELDEAPMLYIGEELGSGNGPEVDIAVDPLEGTNIVAKGHPNAMAVIAVADRGTLLHAPDMYMEKLVVGPEASGLVRLTDPIEKTIDIVAKMNNKRVRDVTVIIQERERHEELVKRIQNKGARVKLFGDGDVGASIVTALPRTGIDLFVGTGGAPEGVISAAAIKALGGDMQARLVPMNDDEYKRCQGMGLEDPTRLLMLNDLVKGDDAIFAATGVSSGELLEGVRFLGGDLVETDTIVMRAKTGTVRYIKAHHRLNQKPHLVMPENT, from the coding sequence GTGGATCGAGAACTGGCAATGGAAATTGTACGTGTGACCGAAGCAGCAGCATTAGCATCTGCTCAGTGGATGGGACGAGGATTAAAAAACGAAGCTGATGATGCGGCAACGACAGCAATGAGAACGATGTTTGATTCCGTCACGATGAAAGGGACTGTGGTCATTGGTGAAGGGGAACTTGATGAAGCACCAATGCTCTATATCGGAGAAGAACTTGGCTCAGGCAACGGACCAGAAGTAGATATTGCTGTAGACCCATTGGAAGGCACTAATATCGTAGCCAAGGGACACCCCAATGCAATGGCAGTGATTGCTGTAGCAGACCGAGGTACGTTATTGCATGCCCCTGATATGTACATGGAAAAACTCGTAGTAGGACCGGAAGCTTCTGGTTTAGTCAGATTAACTGACCCTATCGAAAAAACGATCGACATTGTCGCGAAAATGAACAACAAGAGAGTCCGAGATGTGACAGTGATTATTCAAGAGAGAGAACGGCATGAAGAATTAGTTAAACGTATCCAAAACAAAGGGGCCCGTGTTAAACTATTTGGGGATGGTGATGTAGGAGCTTCTATTGTGACAGCATTACCTCGTACAGGCATAGATCTATTTGTAGGGACAGGTGGTGCCCCTGAAGGTGTTATTTCAGCAGCTGCCATTAAAGCGCTTGGTGGAGATATGCAAGCTCGTTTAGTGCCAATGAATGATGACGAATATAAACGCTGCCAAGGCATGGGGCTTGAAGATCCAACAAGACTGTTAATGCTTAATGATCTCGTTAAAGGAGACGATGCTATCTTTGCCGCTACAGGTGTCTCCTCTGGTGAATTACTCGAAGGTGTCCGTTTCCTCGGTGGAGATTTAGTTGAGACTGATACGATTGTCATGAGGGCAAAGACAGGGACTGTTCGGTATATCAAAGCCCATCACCGTTTGAACCAAAAACCCCATTTAGTCATGCCTGAAAATACGTAA
- a CDS encoding DUF3055 domain-containing protein — translation MTDRFFLYDDSEDTTTRFVSFMGENQRFDLAIITTTRYYGKKLVLNMLSSRYAIIGTDDLEEDNYLETVFELSEEDGQELREFLYNVI, via the coding sequence GTGACTGACCGTTTTTTTCTATACGATGACTCTGAAGATACGACAACTCGTTTCGTTAGTTTCATGGGTGAAAACCAGCGTTTTGACCTTGCCATCATAACAACGACACGGTATTACGGTAAGAAGCTCGTCCTTAATATGTTATCAAGTCGTTACGCCATTATTGGAACCGATGACCTAGAAGAAGACAATTATTTAGAAACGGTATTTGAATTATCTGAGGAAGATGGACAAGAATTGCGCGAGTTCCTTTATAACGTTATTTAA
- a CDS encoding YutD family protein, producing the protein MIRVQSNRYEVVEDVRNGWSEEAFKERYSDVLNKYDYIVGDWGYEQLRLKGFFHEENRKFGHESKISFLPEYLYEYCNFGCPYFVIKKVTETS; encoded by the coding sequence ATGATTCGTGTGCAAAGTAATCGTTACGAAGTCGTGGAAGATGTAAGAAACGGGTGGTCTGAAGAAGCATTTAAAGAAAGATATAGTGATGTTCTAAATAAATATGATTACATTGTGGGAGATTGGGGATACGAACAATTACGTCTTAAAGGATTCTTTCATGAAGAAAATCGAAAATTTGGGCATGAATCCAAAATCAGCTTTCTGCCGGAATATTTATATGAGTACTGTAATTTTGGATGCCCTTATTTTGTTATTAAAAAGGTGACGGAAACTAGCTAA
- a CDS encoding YhcN/YlaJ family sporulation lipoprotein, whose translation MGKRRFCILAGLITILIQTTTGCGNTTNNGEAFNFMRGYQTTESSQAINKENVEDPTPYIQYGYERHTKEAAKEEKMPGYAVYDRPLLAESISEMVAIIPDVEDAGVLVTSQHVLIAYKSNNGDRIKVADQVKKTAMSVVPAYYDIYVADDPRLMDNIERFKGHYSENQAESDTLQQTIEEMKTFPQGEDPTDN comes from the coding sequence ATGGGTAAACGACGTTTTTGTATTCTGGCGGGATTAATCACTATTCTCATTCAAACAACCACAGGATGTGGCAATACAACCAACAACGGTGAAGCCTTTAATTTTATGAGAGGATATCAAACAACAGAATCAAGTCAGGCCATTAATAAAGAGAATGTGGAGGATCCAACCCCCTATATTCAATATGGCTATGAGCGTCATACAAAAGAAGCTGCCAAAGAAGAAAAGATGCCTGGTTATGCCGTTTATGATCGGCCTCTTCTAGCTGAAAGTATTAGCGAAATGGTGGCTATTATACCAGATGTGGAAGATGCAGGTGTGCTCGTCACTAGTCAACACGTCTTAATTGCATACAAATCTAATAATGGCGATCGCATTAAAGTTGCTGATCAAGTGAAAAAAACCGCTATGTCTGTCGTACCAGCATATTACGATATTTATGTTGCCGACGATCCGCGACTTATGGACAATATTGAACGTTTTAAAGGCCACTATTCTGAAAACCAAGCTGAAAGTGATACTTTACAGCAAACGATTGAGGAAATGAAAACTTTCCCTCAAGGTGAAGATCCAACAGATAATTAA
- the lipA gene encoding lipoyl synthase, with translation MAKQAEHVRKPDWLKIKLNTNESYTGLKKLMREQRLNTVCEEAKCPNIHECWAERKTATFMILGDICTRACRFCAVKTGLPTELDEQEPERVADSVSIMGLKHVVITAVARDDLKDGGSKVFAETVRAVRRKSPFTTIEVLPSDMGGKEENLSTLLEANPNIFNYNVETVRRLTPRVRARATYDRTMKVLREAKEMKPNIPTKSSLMIGLGETKDEIMETMDDLRAVNVDILTIGQYLQPTKSHLNIEKYWTPEEFAELKDIALSKGFKHCESGPLVRSSYHADEQVNAAKK, from the coding sequence TTGGCAAAGCAAGCGGAACATGTCCGAAAGCCTGACTGGTTAAAAATTAAACTTAATACAAATGAATCCTATACGGGCTTAAAAAAATTGATGAGAGAGCAACGGTTAAATACAGTATGTGAAGAAGCAAAATGTCCTAATATACACGAATGTTGGGCGGAACGAAAAACCGCCACTTTTATGATTTTAGGGGATATCTGTACGAGGGCTTGTCGTTTTTGTGCGGTAAAAACAGGGCTTCCAACAGAGTTAGATGAGCAAGAACCAGAAAGAGTTGCTGATTCTGTAAGTATTATGGGGTTAAAACATGTGGTGATAACTGCTGTGGCACGTGACGACTTGAAAGATGGGGGATCTAAGGTTTTTGCCGAAACCGTACGTGCTGTACGTCGCAAAAGTCCTTTTACAACGATAGAAGTCTTACCTTCAGATATGGGAGGGAAAGAAGAAAATTTAAGTACATTGCTAGAGGCTAATCCGAATATCTTCAATTATAATGTCGAAACTGTACGTCGCTTAACACCGAGGGTTAGGGCGAGAGCTACCTATGATCGAACGATGAAAGTACTACGAGAAGCTAAAGAGATGAAGCCAAACATCCCTACGAAATCAAGCTTAATGATAGGATTGGGGGAAACGAAGGACGAAATTATGGAAACAATGGATGACCTTAGAGCGGTAAACGTGGATATCCTAACAATTGGCCAATATCTCCAACCGACAAAATCGCATTTAAATATAGAAAAATATTGGACACCAGAAGAATTTGCTGAACTAAAAGATATTGCCCTTTCAAAAGGGTTCAAACATTGTGAATCAGGGCCACTAGTGAGGTCTTCTTACCATGCAGATGAACAAGTTAATGCTGCAAAGAAGTAG
- a CDS encoding M23 family metallopeptidase, with translation MRQLKHSAILMLFMMTSLMMSFPLQSSAALSDDLPLEELYRQRMALYLKTEAETSIPWYYFAAVDSYERGLRRAKKKLPKEEGLIAIHIPKEKWIGEMNPNLDDQQLSSINFFGGIGRDGNGDGLADLENDEDILCTFASYLATYGFKDNDIRIGLWDYYQRDKAVQMVMGHAKTYRTIGSLNVRERAFPLPLHANYSYKSTWGNARGWGGRRIHEGTDIFADHGVAVKSTTYGIIELKGWNKYGGWRVGIRDTNNVYHYYAHLSAFEKGMDQGTVVKPGDVIGYVGSSGYGKEGTQGKFPPHLHYGMYRDNGFSEWSFDPYPLLKRWEKEEKKRQ, from the coding sequence ATGCGACAACTTAAACATTCAGCGATTCTCATGTTGTTTATGATGACCTCATTAATGATGTCTTTTCCTCTCCAGTCATCGGCTGCATTGTCAGATGATTTACCGTTGGAGGAACTATATAGACAACGAATGGCACTTTACTTAAAAACGGAAGCAGAAACATCCATACCATGGTATTATTTTGCTGCTGTTGATAGTTATGAGCGCGGCTTACGCCGGGCAAAAAAGAAGTTACCTAAAGAAGAAGGACTTATCGCTATCCACATCCCAAAAGAAAAATGGATAGGAGAGATGAACCCTAATCTGGATGATCAGCAACTTAGCTCCATTAATTTTTTTGGAGGAATAGGTCGAGACGGTAACGGAGACGGCTTAGCTGATTTGGAAAATGATGAGGACATTCTCTGTACGTTCGCGTCATACTTAGCAACATATGGTTTTAAAGACAATGATATTCGTATTGGTTTATGGGATTACTATCAACGAGACAAAGCAGTCCAAATGGTCATGGGTCACGCTAAAACTTACAGAACAATTGGGTCTTTAAATGTTAGGGAAAGAGCGTTCCCACTTCCTTTACACGCTAATTACAGCTATAAGAGTACCTGGGGAAACGCAAGAGGATGGGGAGGAAGACGAATTCATGAGGGGACTGACATTTTTGCCGATCACGGTGTGGCTGTAAAGTCTACTACTTACGGAATAATTGAACTTAAGGGTTGGAACAAATATGGCGGGTGGCGTGTCGGAATCCGAGATACTAATAACGTTTATCACTATTACGCCCATTTAAGCGCTTTTGAGAAAGGAATGGATCAAGGTACAGTCGTTAAACCTGGAGATGTTATCGGCTATGTAGGAAGCTCTGGTTACGGAAAAGAAGGCACCCAAGGTAAATTCCCTCCTCATCTTCATTATGGAATGTACAGGGACAACGGGTTTTCTGAGTGGTCTTTTGATCCCTATCCACTCCTTAAAAGATGGGAAAAGGAAGAGAAAAAGAGACAATGA
- a CDS encoding sodium-dependent transporter, with protein MNNGRERWASGMGFILAAVGSAVGLGNIWRFSYVTGENGGAVFLLVYILCIFLVGLPVLLAEFSIGRKGQADVVQSFNATSPGTPWKIGGILGVITSFLILSFYGVIAGWITYFLYSYITGTAGAVPEGEFSDFFGQFIGGNIAPVFWQFLFMALVITIVFFGVKKGIELSNKVFMPLLAIIIIILSGYSLTLDGAGEGLSFLFSPDWSVLKEPSLYSSAIGQAFFTLSLGMGIMITYSSYLPADSRLPRAAGQVVVLDTLFAIIAGVIIFPAVFTFGLDPAEGPGLIFITLPEVFNQMGTGGTMFAILFFFLVAIAALSSAISLLEVSVSYLMRKMNWERKKATLVAGIVVTFVGIPSALSQGGQLSKYKLFDLSFLDLIDTITDKYTLPLAGLIIALFVGWGWNKVDALKETGLTNSLLGTIWIWFLRIVAPAGILWILVINIGNLF; from the coding sequence ATGAATAATGGCAGAGAGAGATGGGCGAGTGGGATGGGATTTATTCTTGCCGCTGTAGGCTCAGCGGTAGGATTAGGTAATATTTGGCGTTTTTCTTATGTGACGGGAGAAAATGGGGGAGCTGTCTTTTTATTAGTTTATATTTTATGTATTTTTCTAGTCGGGCTTCCAGTATTACTAGCTGAGTTTTCTATTGGCCGTAAAGGACAAGCTGATGTCGTGCAGTCATTTAATGCTACTTCACCAGGAACACCGTGGAAAATAGGCGGTATACTCGGCGTTATTACATCATTTTTAATTTTATCATTTTACGGGGTGATAGCTGGTTGGATCACTTATTTCTTATATAGTTATATAACAGGAACAGCTGGTGCTGTACCTGAAGGGGAATTTAGCGACTTTTTTGGTCAGTTTATCGGTGGAAATATAGCACCTGTTTTTTGGCAATTTTTATTCATGGCGTTGGTCATCACCATTGTGTTCTTTGGCGTCAAAAAAGGAATTGAATTGTCAAACAAAGTTTTTATGCCATTATTAGCGATCATTATCATCATCTTATCAGGTTATAGTTTAACACTCGATGGTGCTGGAGAAGGATTGTCATTTTTATTCTCTCCTGACTGGAGTGTGTTAAAAGAACCGAGTCTCTATTCATCAGCTATAGGACAGGCATTCTTTACTCTTTCCCTTGGTATGGGTATCATGATCACTTATAGTAGTTACTTGCCAGCAGATAGCCGCCTTCCCCGTGCTGCTGGACAAGTTGTCGTGTTGGACACACTGTTTGCGATAATTGCCGGTGTGATAATTTTCCCAGCGGTGTTTACATTCGGGTTAGACCCTGCTGAAGGCCCAGGTCTTATTTTTATTACCCTTCCTGAAGTCTTTAATCAAATGGGGACAGGGGGCACGATGTTTGCCATCCTTTTCTTCTTCCTCGTGGCGATTGCTGCCTTATCATCAGCTATTTCGCTGTTGGAAGTTAGCGTCTCTTACCTTATGAGGAAAATGAATTGGGAGCGTAAAAAAGCAACTTTAGTCGCAGGTATTGTTGTCACATTTGTTGGAATACCTTCTGCTTTAAGTCAAGGTGGCCAACTTAGTAAGTATAAGTTATTTGATTTATCATTCCTGGATCTAATAGACACGATTACGGACAAATATACGTTACCACTTGCTGGTCTTATAATTGCTTTATTTGTTGGGTGGGGATGGAACAAAGTAGATGCCCTTAAAGAAACAGGTTTAACCAATTCACTATTAGGAACTATTTGGATTTGGTTTTTACGTATAGTAGCACCTGCTGGTATCTTGTGGATATTAGTGATTAATATCGGGAATTTATTCTAA
- a CDS encoding Na+/H+ antiporter NhaC family protein: MEHGILSLLPPILALVMVIVTKRVLFSLGVGIVVGALMINQTEELFINQAVSQIATIVTNIFYVDGGINTWEFYIILFLLILGMIASLISISGGSQAFGEWALTKFKTRIGVQIASAVLGLLIFIDDYFNSLTVGNVSRPLTDRHRISRAKLAYIVDSTSAPICVVSPVSSWGASIITIIAGIFATHNFTEYGALQAFLLMGPMNFYAVFTILFVFAVAYYKLDFGPMRVHENRALSTGEVVDKTKGPIPGDSSLDKNDTEGFVGNLLWPIAALIVSTTVFMIITGLEGTEGSATILTIFENTDVAASLLYGGLVSLVITIVIVLARSLSVKDMGIGLWAGIKSMLPAIYILIFAWTIIEIIGELGTGQFLAGVVNEHVSLALLPALLFVLAGVMAFSTGTSWGTFGIMLPIAGDIAAATDMSLMLPVLAAVLAGAIFGDHCSPISDTTILSSTGAGSHHIDHVITQLPYALITGVIAILSFLVLGLTGSVWLSLLAGSLLFALTVFLLRLFIVRLPV; the protein is encoded by the coding sequence ATGGAACATGGTATCTTATCATTGCTGCCACCGATTCTAGCATTAGTAATGGTTATTGTGACAAAAAGGGTCCTATTTTCCCTAGGAGTAGGTATCGTGGTAGGTGCCCTAATGATTAATCAAACAGAAGAATTGTTTATTAATCAAGCAGTCTCACAAATCGCAACCATTGTGACAAACATCTTTTATGTTGATGGCGGGATAAACACATGGGAATTTTATATTATTTTATTTTTACTCATTTTAGGAATGATTGCGTCTCTTATTTCTATAAGTGGAGGAAGCCAAGCATTTGGTGAATGGGCGCTAACAAAATTTAAAACGCGTATAGGCGTTCAAATCGCCTCGGCTGTTCTTGGCCTTCTCATCTTTATTGATGATTACTTTAATAGCCTCACAGTGGGAAATGTTAGTAGACCGTTGACGGATAGGCATCGCATTTCGAGAGCTAAATTGGCTTATATCGTGGATTCCACGTCAGCACCTATTTGTGTTGTTTCCCCTGTTTCTAGTTGGGGAGCCTCTATTATTACGATTATTGCTGGTATATTTGCAACTCATAATTTTACCGAATACGGCGCTTTACAAGCTTTTTTACTTATGGGACCAATGAACTTTTACGCTGTATTCACCATTTTGTTTGTTTTTGCTGTGGCTTATTATAAGCTGGATTTTGGTCCAATGAGAGTGCATGAAAATAGAGCTCTCTCCACGGGAGAAGTAGTGGATAAAACAAAAGGCCCTATTCCTGGAGACAGCAGTTTGGATAAGAATGATACGGAAGGGTTTGTTGGGAATTTATTATGGCCTATTGCAGCACTAATTGTGTCTACAACCGTATTTATGATTATCACTGGTTTAGAGGGGACGGAAGGAAGCGCCACAATATTAACGATATTTGAAAACACAGACGTGGCAGCCTCATTATTATATGGTGGTCTAGTCAGTTTAGTGATTACCATTGTCATTGTTTTAGCTCGTAGTCTATCTGTGAAGGACATGGGGATCGGACTTTGGGCCGGTATTAAGTCCATGCTCCCTGCTATTTATATTCTCATTTTTGCATGGACGATTATAGAGATTATCGGTGAATTAGGTACTGGACAATTCTTGGCAGGTGTAGTGAATGAACATGTATCACTAGCACTTTTACCAGCTTTACTATTTGTTCTAGCAGGTGTGATGGCATTCAGTACTGGGACATCATGGGGAACATTCGGTATTATGCTTCCTATTGCTGGTGATATTGCCGCAGCCACAGATATGTCATTAATGCTTCCAGTCTTGGCAGCCGTTCTTGCAGGGGCCATATTTGGCGATCATTGCTCACCGATTTCAGATACGACTATTTTATCGTCAACAGGTGCTGGGAGTCATCATATTGACCATGTAATAACACAATTACCATATGCACTCATAACAGGCGTTATTGCCATTTTATCTTTCTTAGTATTAGGGTTAACAGGAAGTGTATGGTTAAGCCTATTAGCTGGTAGCCTTTTATTCGCTCTTACCGTCTTTTTATTACGTCTCTTCATCGTACGATTACCCGTTTGA
- the yunB gene encoding sporulation protein YunB, whose protein sequence is MLTLRTIRPRRKKKGPLPFRYVFMISLIIFIILTIQGLIIVEKGVRPTLLAIAKTETQRIGTLAINDAISRHILEDTDMEDLVEYEKDDEGNVILVQYNPVIYNRVLQETTKRVQNYLNDIEHGRVQDMRIPNEVDVDRDGATFSEDGIIHMIPLGQATNNALLAHLGPRVPVRLSAIGDVKSQLKENIVHVGINNTYMSVSVDIEVDVKVVIPFATDTEVVKTSIPVAMVWIPGEVPDFYGGTGGEGGMTPAVIQRPEELDVEVSND, encoded by the coding sequence ATGTTAACTCTCCGCACCATTCGGCCGCGCCGTAAAAAGAAAGGACCTCTTCCATTTCGTTATGTCTTTATGATTTCTTTAATCATTTTTATTATCTTGACGATTCAAGGCTTAATAATCGTTGAGAAAGGAGTTCGTCCTACATTACTTGCCATTGCGAAGACAGAAACGCAGCGTATTGGGACTCTCGCAATAAACGACGCCATTTCTCGGCATATTTTAGAGGATACTGATATGGAGGACCTTGTGGAATACGAAAAAGATGATGAAGGTAATGTAATTCTTGTCCAATATAATCCAGTTATTTATAATCGTGTGTTGCAAGAAACGACGAAAAGAGTGCAAAATTATTTAAATGATATTGAGCACGGACGGGTTCAGGATATGCGAATTCCAAATGAAGTTGATGTGGACCGAGACGGGGCGACCTTTTCGGAGGACGGAATTATACATATGATTCCATTAGGTCAAGCTACTAACAATGCCTTATTGGCACACTTGGGCCCAAGGGTTCCCGTAAGATTATCAGCAATCGGGGATGTAAAATCCCAATTGAAAGAGAATATTGTTCATGTTGGGATTAACAACACGTATATGAGCGTGTCAGTCGATATTGAAGTAGATGTCAAAGTGGTTATTCCATTTGCTACTGATACAGAAGTTGTTAAAACGTCGATTCCTGTAGCGATGGTATGGATTCCTGGTGAGGTACCAGATTTTTATGGTGGTACAGGTGGAGAAGGTGGCATGACACCAGCAGTCATCCAGAGGCCAGAAGAGCTAGATGTGGAGGTTTCTAATGATTAA
- a CDS encoding GNAT family N-acetyltransferase, giving the protein MKIIETERLYLRELVIEDTRELSKVLSDPESMQYYPEPFNQEKVGKWIQWNINNYKKYNHGLWAVILKDGEEFIGDCGITMQVIENELVPEIGFHIIKDYWNKGYATEAANACKNYAFDVLNYPKIFSYSVLRNVPSQKIAEKIGMQEYKVFEKNGEKQIAQVVFNTKK; this is encoded by the coding sequence ATGAAAATAATTGAGACAGAGAGACTGTATTTAAGGGAATTGGTAATAGAAGATACACGAGAATTATCCAAGGTACTATCTGACCCTGAATCGATGCAATATTACCCCGAGCCGTTTAATCAGGAGAAGGTGGGAAAATGGATTCAATGGAATATAAATAATTATAAAAAATATAACCATGGGTTATGGGCTGTTATTTTAAAAGATGGAGAAGAATTCATCGGAGATTGTGGCATTACGATGCAAGTAATAGAAAATGAATTAGTTCCAGAGATTGGTTTTCATATTATAAAGGACTATTGGAATAAAGGTTATGCAACAGAAGCAGCGAATGCTTGTAAGAATTATGCATTTGATGTTTTGAATTACCCTAAGATATTTTCATACTCCGTACTTAGAAATGTGCCCTCACAAAAGATTGCAGAAAAAATAGGCATGCAGGAATATAAGGTATTTGAGAAAAATGGAGAAAAACAAATTGCTCAAGTGGTATTTAATACTAAGAAATAG
- a CDS encoding metallophosphoesterase, with the protein MDTLIKYKEKFIFIMGNTDREIAFLNGKENEPQDFVTELNKWCAEQLTDEQIEFLKTLPKNYKSYIDDLGEVLFVHSSPRTDTEAIRIDTHDEELLEMLQGVKESIIVCGHTHIQFNHLIGSKRIINAGSVGLQSRAKGACWLLLDNKVYLKETKYNFDEAAKDILQGECPYREDFAEHILNGP; encoded by the coding sequence ATGGATACTTTAATCAAGTATAAAGAAAAATTCATTTTTATTATGGGAAATACGGACAGAGAAATTGCGTTTCTTAATGGAAAAGAAAATGAACCTCAAGATTTTGTAACAGAACTAAACAAATGGTGTGCAGAGCAATTAACAGACGAACAAATTGAATTCCTGAAAACCCTACCTAAAAATTACAAGTCATATATAGATGATCTTGGGGAAGTATTATTTGTTCACAGTTCCCCTCGGACCGATACAGAAGCGATTAGGATTGATACACATGATGAAGAATTGCTAGAAATGCTTCAAGGTGTTAAAGAAAGTATTATTGTATGTGGACATACCCATATACAATTCAACCATTTAATTGGTAGCAAAAGAATCATTAATGCTGGTAGTGTAGGACTACAAAGTCGAGCGAAAGGAGCCTGCTGGTTATTACTCGATAATAAAGTATATTTAAAAGAGACCAAATACAACTTTGATGAGGCAGCTAAAGATATTCTTCAAGGAGAATGCCCTTATAGAGAAGATTTTGCTGAACATATATTAAATGGACCTTAA
- a CDS encoding dihydrofolate reductase, with protein sequence MIAMIAAFSEGRVLGNKGKMPWHLPAELQYFKRVTSGHPVLMGRKTFESIGRPLPNRRNIVLTRNKSFTAQGVEVFHHIEDVKPLMKEQEEFFVIGGATLYENLLDKADRLYITKIHAAFEGDTFFPEIDDTEWKVVSRKEGTVDEKNPLAHTFLVYERLK encoded by the coding sequence ATGATCGCTATGATCGCTGCCTTTTCAGAAGGACGAGTTCTAGGTAACAAGGGCAAGATGCCGTGGCACCTTCCCGCTGAATTACAGTATTTTAAACGAGTCACCAGTGGGCATCCTGTGCTTATGGGACGGAAAACATTTGAATCCATTGGCAGGCCTCTTCCGAATAGGCGGAATATTGTCCTCACACGCAATAAAAGCTTTACGGCCCAGGGAGTTGAAGTCTTCCATCATATAGAGGATGTTAAGCCATTAATGAAGGAGCAAGAAGAGTTTTTTGTAATCGGCGGCGCAACTCTTTATGAAAACTTGCTAGATAAAGCAGACCGTTTGTATATTACAAAAATCCACGCAGCTTTTGAAGGCGATACATTTTTCCCTGAAATTGATGACACTGAATGGAAAGTCGTCTCTCGTAAGGAAGGAACTGTGGATGAAAAAAATCCATTGGCTCATACTTTTTTAGTTTATGAACGTTTAAAATAA